From Primulina tabacum isolate GXHZ01 chromosome 2, ASM2559414v2, whole genome shotgun sequence, one genomic window encodes:
- the LOC142537825 gene encoding putative mitochondrial protein AtMg00860 yields the protein MRMCVDYQQLNRATVKNKYPLPRIDDLFDQLQGHVISAQGVSVDPSKVEAVINWPKPTNVSEIRSFLGLAGYYRRFIEGFSRIARPMTQLTQKDRRFVWTAECESSFRTLKEKLTIAPVLALPSGSCGFVVCTDDSLNGLGE from the exons ATGAGAATGTGCGTCGATTATCAGCAGTTAAACCGGGCTactgtcaagaataaatatcctctgCCGCGTATTGACgacctatttgatcagttgcagg GCCATGTTATATCTGCACAAGGagtatctgttgatcctagtaaagttgaagctgttatCAATTGGCCTAAACCAACCAATGTGTCTGAGATTCGAAGCTTTTTGGGATTAGCTGGGTACTATAGGCGTttcattgaaggattttctagaATAGCTAGGCCTAtgacccagttgacacagaaagatCGACGTTTTGTATGGACTGCAGAATGTGAGTCTAGTTTCCGGACTTTGAAAGAAAAGTTGACCATAGCTCCAGTGTTAGCTTTGCCTTCAGGCTCATGTGGATTTGTTGTCTGTACAGATGATTCTCTAAATGGACTGGGCGAGTGA